The DNA sequence ATTTTTTTAATTATTGTTATTTTAATAAATCATCAGAGAATAATAACCTTTAGATAAAAGTGGTTATGGCTATAGCAATACTGTCTACGCGGCTGTGACGCCATTGCATATACCCGTCTTGTTATCGATGACTATCGCATACTTCAACGTTTAACGATGAACGATGGCGCCCCAAACAAACTGCGCGCTTTAATTTGAGCTTTTCACCGCTGAGGGCTGTTTTGTTGACGAGGGTTCAAGGATCGCGGCCAGATCATGCTTCAATACCGACATCTGACTGGCGTACTTCTCTTTATATTCAGCATCTTCGATTAATTGTACGATAGTGTCAGACAACGTTATGCCGCGTCGCTGCGCAAGAGCAGCCAAACGCTGCCAAACCAAAAACTCCAGATCGATAGACTTCTTGCGAGTGTGCTGATGCTCTGCGTTAAAATGCCGTTTGCGACGAGCGCGTATTGTCTGCTTCATCCGGTTCTCCAGCGCTGGATTCATGAAATGTCTCATCCATTCCAGCACCTTCACCGGCTGACTCTCCATCGCCAGCAGTTGTGCCACCGCTTCATCTGCCGCGCTCTGTTCAACAAATCGTGTAATGGGTTCACCTTCACGATGTTTTTTGACCAGATATTTCCACTTCCAGCCGGATTCAAGATTTTTTAACTGCTGATATTTCATTCTGTTATGGCCCTGTCGCATGGCTGAATACCCGTACATTGTTGCCTGATATGCCCTTAACAGGCAATCTTTTGCTGATTGTTTTTTGTTCAGCGCTTTACACCAGATGCTCTCAGGTTGCTCTCTCGAGGCACAGCACATATGCAGCTTCAAGAATTCTTGTATAATTGCGCTTTCCCTTTAAACGATTACAGCAGATACTTTGACCAATAACCGACTCGAATGGCAGCAATTACTGCCCGATCATACGCCATATCAGACATTATTCTCTCAGGCAGCTCAACTTGCTCCCGCCGAGTTTGCAACGGTGCAGCCTCGTCTTGCTGATGCACTGACGATTTTCTGCCACCCTCGTTCGCCTTCTCGTTTTATGCTATTGAAAGCACAAGAGAATGATGCTTACCTGGCACTGATTGATCACGCTATTGACCAATTAGCACAGCCATCCGGTACGTTGCATGGCTGCCGTTATCAGATTAACGGGCACCAAATTAGCTGTCACCCGGCACAGTATCCCGATGATAATTTCGCAGCCACACAGCATAGCGCTTACCAAGAGTGGATAGAGTCAGAGCAATTGTTTGGCTGCGTGCGTCTCTTTCAAGACCAAGTCAGCCTCCAGCCGGGATTGATCCATAAGGTAAACGGCGGAACCTTAATTCTCACCGCGCGCACCTTATTAGCGCAGCCGCTTATGTGGCTAAGACTAAAGCAAATTATCCTCAGCAAGCAGTATCACTGGCTGTCGCCAGATGAAGGCAAACCGTTGCCCGTCAGTATTCCCCCGATGCCTGTCGATTTGCGTCTGGTCATACTGGGCGATCGCGACAGTCTGGCTGACATCCACGACATTGAGCCGGAACTTGGCGAGCTGGCGATTTATGGCGAGTTTGAATCGCAACTGCAATTGATTGACCCGGAAGATATGGTGCATTGGTGTGCGTATATCAATGCATTGTGTCTTGAGCATCAGTTGCCGGTTCTTTCGGCTGATGCCTGGCCTGAGCTCTTCACGCTTGCCGTGCGCTATAGTGGCGATCAGGGTAACGTCCCACTTTGCCCACAGTGGCTAGTGCATCAACTCAACCATGCGATGCTTTATACCCGTGAAGATGAGATTACCGCACAAGCCATTACCGACGCGGTCACAACCCGCCGCTGGCGCGAGGGGTATCTTGCCGAACGGATGCAAGATGAAATCGAATTAGGCCAAATACTGATCGAAACCGAGGGGGATGTCGTCGGCCAGGTCAATGGATTGTCCGTGCTGGAATACCCCGGCTATCCGCTAACGGTGGGGGAACCTACCCGTATTAGTTGCGTCGTTCATCCCGGCGACGGCGAGCTAACGGATGTCGAGCGTAAAGCGGAATTAGGTGGCAACCTGCACGCCAAAGGCATGATGATCATGCAGGCATTCCTGATAGCTGAACTGGAACTGGAACAGCAGCTCCCCTTCTCCGCCTCTATCGTCTTCGAACAATCTTACAGCGAAGTAGACGGTGATAGCGCTTCACTGGCGGAACTGAGCGCATTAATCAGCGCACTATCGCAACAGCCTATCAGCCAACAGTTAGCTGTGACCGGCTCGGTCGATCAGTTCGGTCATGTGCAGCCAATTGGCGGGGTGAATGAAAAAATCGAAGGGTTTTTCGAGGTTTGTCAGCGACGAGGCCTAACAGGCCAGCAGGGGGTCATTATTCCGGCAACCAATCAACGGCATCTCTGCCTGCAGCAAGAGGTGATTGATGCGGTCAAAGACGGCACCTTCCACATTTACGTCGTAGAGTCTGTGGCGGAAGCCCTGACTATCTTGACTGGCGTTCCGTATAATGACGAGCAACAGCCAAGCCTGCTGGCGACGATTCGTGAACGTATAGCACAACTGTTACCTCAAGAGCGGCGGCGTTTCCCTTGGTTTTTCCGCTAATCAAACTGGTTGGGCCAGAAGTAACGGACTTGCTCGGCGTACATCTGTACGCTAACCTGCGTGCTCCACAAAAACAGGGCTTATAGAAACATGGTAGATAAACGCGATTCCTATTCCAAAGAAGACCTTTTCGCCAGCGGCCGGGGTGAACTGTTTGGCCCACAGGGCCCACAATTACCCGCCGGTAACATGCTGATGATGGATCGTGTCATCTCAATGACCGAAGAAGGCGGCCTTCATGGAAAAGGTTATGTGGAAGCAGAACTGGATATTCAGCCGGATCTGTGGTTCTTCGGTTGCCATTTTATCGGTGATCCGGTAATGCCTGGTTGTCTGGGTCTGGATGCCATGTGGCAGTTAGTCGGGTTCTATCTGGGCTGGCTGGGCGGTGAAGGTAAAGGCCGCGCATTAGGCGTAGGTGAAGTCAAGTTCACCGGACAAGTCCTGCCAGATGCCAAAAAAGTGACCTATCGCATCCACTTTAAGCGTGTTATCAACCGTAAACTGATCATGGGTATTGCCGATGGTGAAGTGCTGGTCGATGGCCGCCTCATCTATACCGCCACTGACCTGAAAGTTGGCCTGTTTAAAGATACCAGCACGTTCTAATCTCATCTCCCGGCACAGTACCTCTCGTGTCGGGAGTCTCCATCACCCTTGTATGATGTCACTGAACACGCGTCATTGCCCGCTTCTTCCCTGCCGTTTCACCGTCGTTTTGCGCTCACCTGACCCAACGCTGCCTTTGCTTGCATGACTCCGTCTGCGACTTTTGCAAAACCGTATATCTCCTCACTGGCGACGACCACATCACGTTTTTGCGATCAATTCCCAATTCTGGTGGTTTGCTGTTTCAGTGGAGCAAGGTATACTGGGGGACTAAATGAAATAGTGTTTTAAAAAATGTAATTCTCCGCACACAATAGCGTTGTGGGTATCACTAAAGGAACGAACATGAAAATTGCACTGATTAACGAGAACAGCCAGGCGGCCAAAAACGCCATCATCGCAGCAGCCTTGACCAAAGCCGTAGAGCCGCTGGGCCATACTGTTGACAACTATGGCCAATACGCCGTTGAAGATGCCGCACAGCTGACCTATATCCAGAATGGTATTCTGGCTGCCATCCTGCTGAACTCCGGCGCGGCTGATTTTGTCGTAACAGGTTGCGGTACTGGTCAGGGTGCAATGCTCGCATGTAACTCTTTCCCGGGCGTTATCTGCGGTCTGGTTGTTGACCCGTCTGACGCTTATCTGTTTTCTCAGATCAACAACGGCAACGCCGTCTCTCTGCCGTATGCTAAAGGTTTCGGCTGGGGTGCTGAATTGAACCTGGAAAACCTGTTTACCCAGTTATTTAAAGAAGAAGGCGGCCGTGGTTATCCGAGCGATCGCGTTGTTCCGCAGCAGCGTAACAAAAAAATTCTGGATGCAGTGAAAGAAGTAACCTACCGCGACCTGATCACTATCCTGAAAGGTCTGGATCAGGATCTGGTTAAAGGTGCAATCGCCGGCCCGAAATTCCAGGAATACTTCTTCGCCAACAGCAAAGACGCTGAACTGACCAGCTTCATCAAATCCCTGCTGGCCTAAGTCTGGTTGTTGTCATTATGATATTTAAGACCACCTCTTTGCTGGTGGTCTTTTTTTTTGCCTCAAGTCTATTTATTCGTTCAACACTTAGCCAGGCATGTTGAAAGCCATAAATACTGCTTGACCGTGACTGGGCGACTCCCTATAGTAGCGCCGCATTGCTGCATGGCAGCAACCCCGGTGAGGTGTCCGAGTGGCTGAAGGAGCACGCCTGGAAAGTGTGTATACGTGAAAACGTATCGAGGGTTCGAATCCCTCCCTCACCGCCATATTTTTAACAAAATCAAGTCATTGAATGCATTTTTTGATTTTGTCCTGCATAAAGTCATGCATGAAAAGTTCGCTCAGGCGGACTTTTTTTGTATGCCAGCCTCCGTATTCCTCATTAAAACCGGCTCTTTATCTTGTGCTCGCACAGAAAGGCTTACGGCATGCCACCGTCATTCAGCGCGCTTTTACGACGTGGCATTTCGGCACTGATTTTGTTGACCACGACAAAAATCGAATTTCGGAACAGCTACAATCCTGTTTTGAGTTAGCGATTGACGCTGAAGGCGGACGGTTTATCGATATACAGCAAAATTTCCATCGCAAAATACCTAACAGATTAGTGGCGATATCGGAGAGTTTCTACGAGTAAAGAGAACGCAGAAGAGTGGTGCTTGCGATGAGGATAGTAAAGATGATAACCCGGTATGTCCGGTGTGAATTTATCGAGTACCTGGATAAGTTCTCCGCTATCGATAAAACCTTGCACTTGATCAAGATGAATATATCCCAGACCATGGCCATCAAGCACTGCGTTGACCAGTAGCTCAACAGTATTCACGACCAGTTGTCCTTTACCTTTAACTTTTATTTCACGTCCGTCACTCATCAGCCGCCATCCTATTACTGTGCCAGATGTTGGCAGCCGGAAGTTGATGACGTTATGATTGACTATCTCAGTGGGTATTTGGGGTGCCGGAAATCTTGCCAGATAGGCCGGACTGGCAACGATTGCCATCGGGATGTCTGGCCCAATCCGCATAGCAATCATGTCCCTGTCTATCTCTCCCCCAAGGCGGATGCCCGCATCAAACTGATTGGCCACGATGTCCACCAATGCATGGTCAACATTGATTTCAATTTGAATTTCTGGGTTTTCTGGTAGCAATCGCTCAATGGCAGGCATGAGTATTGTCTTTGCCGCATGTTCCACCGTCGTGAGCCGAATCGTTCCTGAAGGCCGGTCGCGCAGCTCACCGAGAGAGCTCATCATAAGGTCGAGGTCATGAAGCATCGGGCCAAGCTTTGCAAGCAGGCGCTCTCCAGCTTCTGTTGGCGCAACACTTCGTGTCGTGCGTGCCAGAAGTCGCAGACCCAGGCGTTCCTCAACACGGCGAATTATCTGGCTCAGGGCTGATTGTGCCATCCCCAGGCGGAGGGCCGCTTTGGTAAAGCTACGTTCTTCAGCAACAACCACAAACGCGGTCAGATCTGCAATTTCATCGCGACGCAAAGCATCCTCTCCACACCATTTATCATTTAAATGATAAGGCTAAGTATTTTTATGCGTCTAGTCCACTTAATCAATCCCCTTTATGTTAAGCGGATGCATTGTTTCCCAGCCCTAACGGGTCATGCAGAGTATGAGCCAACGCGGAAACTGTTGGCATAACAGCCGGATGGATACTGGGAAAACTCTAAAGCGGTGGTCAGTTTTAGTTGGCCCCGACACGCGTACACTTAGTGAGGAATGAGGAATAGTAATGAGTAAGACATTGAATGAAGAACTGGTGAAAATTGAAGCGGCAACAGTAGCTTATCTGACTGCATTTAATCGTGCCGACATCCCTGCTTTACTCGAAACCTATACTCATGATGGCGTGCTTATGGGGCCAGGCAGGCCAGCGTCAATAGGCAAGGATGAGCTTGCGCTCGCCTATAATAGCGTATTTGAAACAACCGGCTTCAGTATGAAATATGAAATAAAGGAAGTGGAGCAAATCAGCCCAGACTGGGCATTCGTTCGAAGCGCGACGGAAGGGACAGAAACAAACAAGGCAACGGGTATCGCCACGCCATCGGCTTATCAGGAGCTGTTTCTGCTACATAAACCCGCCGCTGGCGCATGGCAGATTGCCCGATACTGCACGACCAAGATAAGTTCATAAGTATGCGCCAGAACTGACGGTAAGATGAGTAACGGGCAAGACAGCAACTGACTGCGTTATCTCAGCAATATCAGTATGTTACAATCATTTAATTCATAGACATCATTTCACTACGCTGACTCGTTAGGGGCAGAGAAATTCAACGGCGGCGGCTGTGGGTATTGAAAGCCATAGCCGCCGTCCTAAATGCTCACCAACGCCTAAAACCGGCCCAAATGACGTTGCCATTCAGGAATGACGCACGCTTCGAAACTTGGGGGCAAGGCGGATTCAGAGCGGGTTAAAACGGCTTCGTTACTTCTCTCCTCTCCTCCTCTCCCCCCTCTCTGGCTATACGACTATCCATAAGATTCTTTGCCGATATCAGGTTAAACCCGTTGTTATAACAATAGGCTTTCCCGGTGAGTGACCATGATTATCTTTTATCTGGGTGGACTCGCGCATCCTTTTGATATCTCGATTCGGCGGGTTTCCAAATAATCGGCTATATTCCCGGCTGAACTGGGATGCGCTTTCGTACCCGACCCGCGTGGCGGCCGTGCCTGCATCCAGACGCTCATTGAGCATCAGTTGCCGGGCATCAAGCAGGCGCAAGTTTTTCAGGTATTGTAAGGGGCTCACCCCGACAACTGCGCGAAAATGCTGCCGAAAAGTGGACGCACTCATGTGGGCCTTTTCAGCAAGCCCATCCATCGAAATATTTTCCGTGTAGTGCTGTTTAATCCATGTAATCGTTTTGGCAATTTGCTGGCTGGGAGAGCCGATAGCAACGAGGCGGCGCAGGCTGGCACCGTGCCCACCATTCAGCAAGCGAACCACAATTTCCTGTTGAATTAAGGGCGCGAGAAGAGGGATCAGCGACGGTTCGGCCAACAGTCTGAGTAGCCGGGTCAGCGCATCCTGTAAGCCAGGCTCCAGTGTCACCAGGGATATTCCCCGGGCTGTTGAAATCGGAAGCGGCGTCGTAAACTCCATTTCGGCTGCCACCTGAGCGATGAGGCGCGCGTCAAGCGCCAGCCACATGCCAAGAAAAGGGGCGGTGTGGCTGGCACGCGTCACATACGCGACAACAGGCATGTCCACCGTGGTGATAAGAGATTGCCCGGCACCATAGTCAAACACCTCATCTCCCTGAGTGATCCTCTTACTGCCTTGCACAATCAAGACAAGGCCAAGACCGTAGATACAAGGCTTCGGATCGGTGGTTGAGCTGCAACGCCGAAGCTTTAGCGCCGGGATCAATGTGTCATAGTCTCCGTCGATTTGTGCAATTTTACCTATTAGGCTGGCAAGTTCACCAGTGTCCAGGTTTGCTTGAGCGTTCATACTCTATCCCCATAAAATCTGAGAGTTACACTTTGATTACCCTGATTCAGCTTACCACTCCTGCTTACCAACAACAGAATGACAGATAGAAAGTCATCAAATCAGGCAAAAAACACCCCATTTCCGGCAAACGCTCTCGGGGCCTTCGGCACCATACTGCCCCACATCGGCTAACAACCGGTTCTTGCCCACTTTTTTATTGATGGAGATTTACCGTTATGGCCCCAACCACATCGAGGCTGGTTCAGCCTTTTGCTTTCAAGAACGGACTGACCCTGCGTAATCGCGCCGTCATGGCACCGATGACCACATGGTCGGCAAACCCGGATGGCACTATCTCTGATCAAGAAGTGGCTTACTATCGTGCCCGGGTCAACGGCGTTGGCATGGTAATCACCGGGTGTACGCACGTAACAGCGGATGGCATCGGTTTTACTGACGAATTCGCCAGTCATGATGATCGCTTCATTCCCAGCCTCAGTCGCCTCGCACACGCGGCTAAAAGCGGCGGTGCTCTCGCTATATTGCAGATTTTCCACGCAGGCAATAAAGCCTTACCCCACCTCGTACCGAATGGGCGCGTTGTCAGCGCCAGTGCATTACAGGTGCCGCCCAGCCCCTTCAATAACGCTGAAGTGACCACTCACGCTCTGAGCGAGACAGAAATTGAAGCGCTCATCATCGCTTTCGGTGAAACCACTCGTCGCGCCATTGAAGCCGGCTTTGATGGCATCGAGTTGCATGGTGCTCATGGCTTTCTCATCCAGAATTTCTTCTCGCCCATGTTTAACCAGCGCGACGATAAATGGGGGGGCTCGCTCGACAACCGTATGCGTTTCCCCTTAGCCATAGTGCGCGAAGTCCAGCGGGTAATTGCTGAACATGCCAAACGGCCTTTCTTGCTTGGCTACCGTCTATCGCCAGAAGAGGCCGGTGAAGGCGCTCTGCGTATCGATGATAGCTACGTGTTAATTGACCAACTGATTGAAGCAGGCATCGACTACCTTCATGCGTCGCTCTTTGACATCCCTAACGCCAGGCCTGCTGACTACAGCGGCGAGCATACAACCGCAGAGTTACTTGTTGAGCATGTCGCAGAGCGTATTCCGCTCATCGCAGCGGGCCTGATTCGAACCCCCAGCGACGCCGAAAACGCGTTAAGCGCAGGATTATCACTGGTCGCCATTGGGCAAGGCCTGGTGATGAACCCAACCTGGGTCGAGCTCGCAGGCGAAGGCCGGGAAACCGAGATTGCCACTGCGCTAGCTGCCGATCGCGTGCCATTACTGGCCATTCCCGACAAATTGTGGGGCGTTATCCAGATGGCACAGGGGTGGTTTCCTCTCGTTGAAGCAACGCCGCCTACCGCCGAATAACCTCATCGAGGCAACCTGATACGTAATCGGCCTACATTCGCTGGCCGCAGGTTATTTTTTTCATGCCCGACCTCAGTAAATGGTCGGGCTGGCTGACCGATGGATACATCCCCCTCAAACTGCGCGTTAATTTAATTATTTTGTTACAGTCAACTGATGTTCACGATACCTATATTAAAGTACAGGTTGTTGTTACTGTATTTAGCGAACGTATTGGAAAAAAGGCTAGCTCACCGGTATTGGTGAGCATTCATTATCTCAAATATCACTGATAATAAAAAAATGATAATCATCATTTAAAAGCGTTTCATATTTATTAATCACTCAGTTCATTTGGTGATAATCCCGTAACCTTCCGCCATGACACTCATTCAATCCATTGATTTTAAAATATTAAAAACAAAACTTTGAATTCAGGCATACGCCTCTACAGCCAGAAAAAAAACCAAAACATCGGTTCAACGTTTTTTCTACGTTATAATTTCGCACCGCAAAGACTCAACGATAAAGGCCCAACGGTTATGTCGGCGATGTTATCTGGATAACGCCGGACAGCATTGCGTTAGCTCACCATACTTAAAATCAACTTACCATCCCCTCTTTTCTATTTAGCTATTACCTGACAAGATAAAGAAAAAGTGAATCCTTAAGTTCTTTAATGTTCACTTAATCTAACTAAAATAGATTGTTTATCGAAAATGCGTTAAACCATCACATTT is a window from the Dickeya lacustris genome containing:
- the matP gene encoding macrodomain Ter protein MatP, with the protein product MKYQQLKNLESGWKWKYLVKKHREGEPITRFVEQSAADEAVAQLLAMESQPVKVLEWMRHFMNPALENRMKQTIRARRKRHFNAEHQHTRKKSIDLEFLVWQRLAALAQRRGITLSDTIVQLIEDAEYKEKYASQMSVLKHDLAAILEPSSTKQPSAVKSSN
- a CDS encoding AAA family ATPase, which codes for MTNNRLEWQQLLPDHTPYQTLFSQAAQLAPAEFATVQPRLADALTIFCHPRSPSRFMLLKAQENDAYLALIDHAIDQLAQPSGTLHGCRYQINGHQISCHPAQYPDDNFAATQHSAYQEWIESEQLFGCVRLFQDQVSLQPGLIHKVNGGTLILTARTLLAQPLMWLRLKQIILSKQYHWLSPDEGKPLPVSIPPMPVDLRLVILGDRDSLADIHDIEPELGELAIYGEFESQLQLIDPEDMVHWCAYINALCLEHQLPVLSADAWPELFTLAVRYSGDQGNVPLCPQWLVHQLNHAMLYTREDEITAQAITDAVTTRRWREGYLAERMQDEIELGQILIETEGDVVGQVNGLSVLEYPGYPLTVGEPTRISCVVHPGDGELTDVERKAELGGNLHAKGMMIMQAFLIAELELEQQLPFSASIVFEQSYSEVDGDSASLAELSALISALSQQPISQQLAVTGSVDQFGHVQPIGGVNEKIEGFFEVCQRRGLTGQQGVIIPATNQRHLCLQQEVIDAVKDGTFHIYVVESVAEALTILTGVPYNDEQQPSLLATIRERIAQLLPQERRRFPWFFR
- the fabA gene encoding bifunctional 3-hydroxydecanoyl-ACP dehydratase/trans-2-decenoyl-ACP isomerase, which codes for MVDKRDSYSKEDLFASGRGELFGPQGPQLPAGNMLMMDRVISMTEEGGLHGKGYVEAELDIQPDLWFFGCHFIGDPVMPGCLGLDAMWQLVGFYLGWLGGEGKGRALGVGEVKFTGQVLPDAKKVTYRIHFKRVINRKLIMGIADGEVLVDGRLIYTATDLKVGLFKDTSTF
- a CDS encoding RpiB/LacA/LacB family sugar-phosphate isomerase, with amino-acid sequence MKIALINENSQAAKNAIIAAALTKAVEPLGHTVDNYGQYAVEDAAQLTYIQNGILAAILLNSGAADFVVTGCGTGQGAMLACNSFPGVICGLVVDPSDAYLFSQINNGNAVSLPYAKGFGWGAELNLENLFTQLFKEEGGRGYPSDRVVPQQRNKKILDAVKEVTYRDLITILKGLDQDLVKGAIAGPKFQEYFFANSKDAELTSFIKSLLA
- a CDS encoding LysR family transcriptional regulator codes for the protein MRRDEIADLTAFVVVAEERSFTKAALRLGMAQSALSQIIRRVEERLGLRLLARTTRSVAPTEAGERLLAKLGPMLHDLDLMMSSLGELRDRPSGTIRLTTVEHAAKTILMPAIERLLPENPEIQIEINVDHALVDIVANQFDAGIRLGGEIDRDMIAMRIGPDIPMAIVASPAYLARFPAPQIPTEIVNHNVINFRLPTSGTVIGWRLMSDGREIKVKGKGQLVVNTVELLVNAVLDGHGLGYIHLDQVQGFIDSGELIQVLDKFTPDIPGYHLYYPHRKHHSSAFSLLVETLRYRH
- a CDS encoding YybH family protein; the encoded protein is MSKTLNEELVKIEAATVAYLTAFNRADIPALLETYTHDGVLMGPGRPASIGKDELALAYNSVFETTGFSMKYEIKEVEQISPDWAFVRSATEGTETNKATGIATPSAYQELFLLHKPAAGAWQIARYCTTKISS
- a CDS encoding AraC family transcriptional regulator, whose amino-acid sequence is MNAQANLDTGELASLIGKIAQIDGDYDTLIPALKLRRCSSTTDPKPCIYGLGLVLIVQGSKRITQGDEVFDYGAGQSLITTVDMPVVAYVTRASHTAPFLGMWLALDARLIAQVAAEMEFTTPLPISTARGISLVTLEPGLQDALTRLLRLLAEPSLIPLLAPLIQQEIVVRLLNGGHGASLRRLVAIGSPSQQIAKTITWIKQHYTENISMDGLAEKAHMSASTFRQHFRAVVGVSPLQYLKNLRLLDARQLMLNERLDAGTAATRVGYESASQFSREYSRLFGNPPNRDIKRMRESTQIKDNHGHSPGKPIVITTGLT
- a CDS encoding NADH-dependent flavin oxidoreductase, translated to MAPTTSRLVQPFAFKNGLTLRNRAVMAPMTTWSANPDGTISDQEVAYYRARVNGVGMVITGCTHVTADGIGFTDEFASHDDRFIPSLSRLAHAAKSGGALAILQIFHAGNKALPHLVPNGRVVSASALQVPPSPFNNAEVTTHALSETEIEALIIAFGETTRRAIEAGFDGIELHGAHGFLIQNFFSPMFNQRDDKWGGSLDNRMRFPLAIVREVQRVIAEHAKRPFLLGYRLSPEEAGEGALRIDDSYVLIDQLIEAGIDYLHASLFDIPNARPADYSGEHTTAELLVEHVAERIPLIAAGLIRTPSDAENALSAGLSLVAIGQGLVMNPTWVELAGEGRETEIATALAADRVPLLAIPDKLWGVIQMAQGWFPLVEATPPTAE